In Psychrobacter ciconiae, the following are encoded in one genomic region:
- the pyrC gene encoding dihydroorotase, translating into MSTITELTLLQPDDWHIHLRDNAALATTVPHAAESFNRVICMPNLVPPVKNAADAAAYRERILNVLGESDIDERRKAAFDPRMTLYMTDHTTADDIETAAKSGIVQAVKLYPAGATTNSADGVTDINGRADVFAAMQKYNMPLLVHGEVTHNHVDIFDREKQFLDEVLTKMIRDFPELRIVLEHITTKDAADFVLAQDSHIGATITPQHLMLNRNHMLLGGIKPHLYCLPILKRQSHQEALLNVATSGSPKFFAGTDSAPHPTHNKEAACGCAGCYSSATALPLYATAFDSVGKIDKLEGFTSRFGAEFYGLPVNTDTVTIVKKPMLVPKSFPYFDGGTLTPLMAGETLPWSIQA; encoded by the coding sequence ATGAGCACCATCACCGAGCTTACCCTACTCCAGCCAGACGACTGGCACATTCATCTTCGCGACAACGCTGCCCTTGCCACCACCGTTCCTCACGCCGCCGAGAGCTTTAACCGCGTGATTTGTATGCCAAATTTGGTGCCGCCAGTAAAAAATGCAGCCGATGCGGCAGCTTACCGTGAGCGCATTTTAAACGTCCTTGGGGAAAGTGACATTGATGAGCGCCGAAAAGCCGCCTTTGACCCGCGAATGACGCTGTATATGACCGACCATACCACGGCAGATGATATTGAGACGGCTGCCAAATCCGGAATCGTTCAAGCGGTCAAGCTGTATCCGGCAGGGGCGACGACCAACTCCGCTGACGGCGTTACCGATATCAATGGTCGCGCTGATGTGTTTGCTGCCATGCAAAAGTACAATATGCCGCTTTTGGTTCATGGTGAAGTCACTCATAATCACGTCGATATTTTTGACCGTGAAAAGCAGTTTTTAGATGAAGTGCTGACAAAAATGATTCGCGACTTTCCAGAGCTGCGCATTGTCCTTGAGCACATCACCACCAAAGATGCCGCCGACTTTGTATTAGCTCAAGACAGCCATATTGGCGCGACCATCACCCCGCAGCACTTAATGCTCAACCGTAATCACATGCTGCTTGGGGGCATCAAGCCACATTTGTACTGCTTACCGATTTTAAAGCGCCAATCCCATCAAGAAGCCTTATTAAACGTAGCCACCAGCGGCAGCCCGAAGTTTTTTGCCGGAACGGATTCTGCACCGCACCCAACCCATAATAAGGAAGCGGCTTGCGGCTGCGCAGGCTGTTATAGCTCAGCAACTGCCCTACCGCTTTATGCCACCGCCTTTGATAGCGTGGGCAAAATTGACAAGCTTGAAGGCTTTACCAGTCGCTTTGGTGCTGAGTTTTACGGCTTGCCGGTGAATACCGATACCGTAACCATCGTCAAAAAGCCAATGCTTGTGCCAAAAAGCTTCCCGTATTTTGATGGCGGAACACTAACGCCGCTGATGGCTGGCGAAACCTTGCCTTGGTCGATTCAAGCTTAA
- a CDS encoding argininosuccinate synthase: MAKLDPKNINKIVLAYSGGLDTSIIAKWLQETYDAEVITFTADIGQGEEVEPARAKAEAMGIKNIYIEDLREEFARDYVFPMFRANAIYEGEYLLGTSIARPLIAKRLVEIAKEHNADAISHGATGKGNDQVRFELGAIALAPDVKTIAPWREWDLSSRESLMQYAEEHGIAIDYAKNSKKSPYSMDANLLHISYEGGILEDPFAEAEDDMWRWSVSPENAPNTPEYIELEYKKGDIVAINGEAMKPFEVMIKLNELGGKHGVGRLDIVENRYVGMKSRGCYETPAGTIMLKAHRGIESLTLDREAAHLKDELMPRYAKIIYNGYWFSPEREMLQALIDKSQEYVNGTVRVKLYKGAVSVVGRKSDDSLFDEKIATFEDDAGAYDQKDAEGFIRLNGLRLAIEASRGRDLSK; the protein is encoded by the coding sequence ATGGCGAAGCTTGACCCGAAGAACATTAATAAAATTGTTTTGGCGTATTCTGGCGGTTTGGACACCTCCATCATTGCCAAATGGCTTCAAGAAACCTATGATGCTGAAGTCATCACCTTTACTGCCGATATTGGTCAAGGCGAGGAAGTTGAGCCTGCGCGCGCAAAAGCTGAAGCCATGGGCATCAAAAACATCTACATTGAAGACTTGCGCGAAGAATTTGCCCGCGATTACGTTTTTCCCATGTTCCGCGCCAACGCCATTTACGAAGGCGAGTATTTACTTGGAACGTCCATTGCGCGCCCGCTCATTGCCAAGCGCTTGGTAGAAATTGCTAAAGAGCACAACGCTGATGCCATCAGTCACGGTGCCACCGGAAAAGGCAATGACCAAGTACGCTTTGAGCTTGGTGCCATTGCGCTCGCTCCTGACGTAAAAACCATCGCTCCTTGGCGCGAGTGGGATTTATCAAGCCGTGAAAGCTTGATGCAATACGCCGAAGAGCACGGCATCGCTATTGACTATGCCAAAAATAGCAAAAAATCGCCGTATTCAATGGACGCCAACCTTTTGCACATCTCTTATGAGGGCGGGATTTTAGAAGACCCGTTTGCTGAAGCTGAAGACGACATGTGGCGCTGGTCAGTCAGCCCAGAAAATGCCCCTAATACGCCGGAATACATCGAGCTTGAATATAAAAAAGGCGATATCGTTGCCATCAATGGCGAGGCGATGAAGCCATTTGAAGTGATGATTAAATTGAATGAGCTTGGCGGCAAACATGGTGTTGGTCGCTTGGACATTGTTGAAAACCGCTACGTGGGCATGAAATCGCGCGGCTGCTATGAAACGCCTGCGGGCACGATTATGCTTAAAGCTCACCGCGGTATTGAGTCGTTGACATTAGACCGTGAAGCGGCGCATTTAAAAGATGAGCTGATGCCGCGCTACGCCAAAATCATTTATAACGGTTACTGGTTTAGCCCCGAGCGCGAAATGCTGCAAGCCTTGATTGACAAATCACAGGAGTACGTGAACGGTACAGTTCGCGTGAAGCTTTACAAAGGTGCGGTAAGCGTCGTTGGTCGCAAATCGGACGACTCGTTGTTTGATGAAAAAATCGCCACCTTTGAAGATGACGCCGGTGCTTACGACCAAAAAGACGCTGAAGGCTTTATCCGCTTAAATGGTCTGCGCCTTGCGATTGAAGCCAGCCGCGGTCGTGATTTGTCAAAATAA
- a CDS encoding L,D-transpeptidase, whose amino-acid sequence MLENQLNSEASIHLVVSISRQILSVYKGDTHLKDYIVSTAKNGIGSLEGSHCTPLGRHVIAAKIGHNMPMNSVFVGRVPTGEIYDSELGKAFPERDWILTRILWLAGCEPTINQGSNEFGCCDTFSRFIYIHGTPDDESMAEPLSHGCVRMRNGDIIDLFEEVVEGTKVLIEI is encoded by the coding sequence ATGTTGGAAAATCAATTAAATAGTGAGGCAAGTATTCATCTTGTCGTCAGTATCAGTCGCCAAATTTTAAGCGTTTATAAAGGCGATACTCATCTTAAAGACTATATCGTTTCTACCGCAAAAAACGGCATCGGCAGTCTTGAGGGCAGCCATTGCACGCCACTTGGTCGCCACGTAATCGCCGCCAAAATCGGTCACAATATGCCGATGAATAGCGTTTTTGTGGGTCGCGTTCCTACAGGGGAGATTTATGATAGTGAGCTTGGGAAAGCTTTTCCTGAGCGTGACTGGATTTTAACCCGAATTTTGTGGCTGGCAGGCTGCGAGCCGACGATCAATCAAGGCAGTAACGAGTTTGGCTGCTGTGATACCTTTTCACGTTTTATTTATATCCACGGTACACCGGACGATGAATCTATGGCTGAGCCACTCTCGCACGGCTGCGTTCGAATGCGAAATGGCGATATTATTGACCTTTTTGAGGAAGTCGTTGAGGGAACGAAGGTTCTTATTGAAATTTGA
- a CDS encoding nitroreductase family protein, with protein MSQETLSTIQNAFNERRSIYALGNELPVDPQAVVNMAERVLLHTPSAFNSQSSRLVVLFGDAHHKLWDITEAKLKEAVGNGDFSSTKQKINSFRQAAGTVLFFEDEKVIKALQGKFALYADKFPVWAQQTSAMHQYAMWVELRALNIGANLQHYNPLIDGDVAKAFDIADSWELVAQMPFGNIKAPAGEKTYQPLNERMKVIGLTDQ; from the coding sequence ATGAGCCAAGAGACATTAAGTACCATTCAAAACGCCTTTAATGAGCGCCGCTCAATTTATGCGTTAGGAAACGAGTTGCCTGTCGATCCGCAAGCTGTGGTCAACATGGCAGAACGCGTGCTATTGCATACGCCATCAGCATTTAACTCGCAGTCCTCGCGGCTTGTGGTCTTGTTTGGTGATGCTCATCACAAGCTTTGGGACATCACCGAAGCCAAGCTTAAAGAAGCGGTCGGTAATGGCGATTTTTCAAGCACCAAGCAAAAGATCAATAGCTTTCGGCAAGCGGCAGGAACGGTACTGTTTTTTGAAGATGAAAAAGTTATCAAAGCGCTGCAAGGCAAATTTGCCCTTTATGCAGATAAATTTCCAGTTTGGGCTCAGCAAACCTCAGCCATGCATCAATATGCCATGTGGGTTGAGCTGCGAGCGTTAAATATAGGCGCCAATTTGCAGCATTATAATCCACTCATTGATGGTGATGTTGCCAAAGCATTTGACATTGCTGACTCTTGGGAGTTGGTCGCACAAATGCCGTTTGGGAACATTAAAGCGCCTGCTGGCGAAAAAACCTATCAGCCGCTAAACGAGCGCATGAAAGTCATCGGCTTAACTGACCAGTGA
- a CDS encoding CYTH domain-containing protein, translated as MHEIELKFLINKAHLKGLLRQVQIKSAKHTPMAAYYFDTKMRDLAGENIGLRIRQEGDHWVQTMKAGGDGLAARLEHNQVLDSQDVQNMIDSQTLMPELNLYKTTPMSEALASFSLKKLAKQLTLQYVTDIDRTTRLISDNKGQIEVAYDVGVIKNGTDEAQISRVHEIEFELLSGDTAFLFETAKQWCKRYKLCLSTITKAERGGLLINNQSFSEPITYRDIAVTLSSDNSPFTFLQKGIQQALLQILPNMSAIAEKSSNYRHYEAFLDGLERLVSVLSVATNLCVEIDCDWQAMMTDYTKRFRQQSLELKRLDSELKLNHQQEFDNHKSHQDDPQPLIDKIISSVFQPEFQLTLLDLIAFTMQNEAPIKKAKLAQTKLYKLFEKQSSQINKTIKKQDIKALLMSKPQDDDDVLQGLLAQLNRLSHLNDMAKPLFAKDAKAQDNADRAHKAKQALANYLNQRYYQQYYLKQAQSQPTYLFHSGWFSALASRDGKRAWQALKAL; from the coding sequence ATGCACGAAATTGAGCTGAAATTTTTAATTAATAAGGCGCACTTAAAAGGGCTATTGCGGCAGGTTCAAATTAAATCTGCCAAGCACACTCCCATGGCAGCGTATTATTTTGATACTAAAATGCGCGATTTGGCTGGGGAAAATATAGGACTTCGAATCCGCCAAGAAGGTGACCACTGGGTGCAAACCATGAAAGCTGGTGGCGATGGCTTGGCTGCAAGACTTGAGCACAATCAAGTGCTTGATTCTCAAGACGTCCAAAATATGATTGACAGTCAAACGTTAATGCCAGAATTGAATCTTTATAAAACAACGCCAATGAGCGAAGCTTTAGCCAGCTTTTCTCTAAAAAAACTTGCCAAGCAGTTAACCCTGCAATATGTGACCGATATTGACCGTACCACAAGGCTAATATCAGATAATAAAGGCCAAATTGAAGTGGCTTATGATGTTGGTGTGATTAAAAACGGTACGGATGAGGCACAAATATCGCGTGTCCATGAGATTGAATTTGAGTTATTGTCCGGCGATACTGCGTTTTTATTTGAAACTGCAAAACAGTGGTGCAAGCGCTATAAGCTTTGTTTATCCACGATTACCAAAGCCGAGCGCGGCGGACTACTCATTAACAACCAGTCATTTAGCGAGCCAATAACTTACCGTGATATTGCCGTTACTTTATCCAGTGACAACTCTCCTTTTACCTTTTTGCAAAAAGGCATTCAGCAGGCGTTACTACAGATTTTGCCCAATATGAGTGCTATTGCTGAAAAAAGCTCAAACTATCGCCATTATGAGGCATTTTTGGATGGTCTTGAGCGCTTAGTTTCGGTACTTTCAGTGGCAACAAATCTTTGTGTTGAGATTGATTGTGATTGGCAAGCTATGATGACCGATTATACCAAACGCTTTCGTCAGCAAAGCCTTGAATTAAAACGTCTTGACAGCGAGCTAAAGCTTAATCACCAACAAGAATTTGATAATCATAAATCCCATCAAGATGATCCACAACCGCTTATCGATAAAATCATTAGTTCGGTTTTTCAGCCAGAATTTCAACTCACCTTATTAGATTTGATTGCTTTCACCATGCAAAATGAAGCCCCTATCAAAAAAGCAAAACTAGCGCAAACCAAGCTTTATAAGCTGTTTGAGAAACAATCTTCACAAATCAATAAAACCATCAAAAAACAAGATATTAAAGCGCTATTAATGTCAAAACCCCAAGATGATGATGATGTTTTGCAAGGTCTGTTAGCTCAGCTTAATCGGTTAAGTCATCTCAATGATATGGCTAAGCCCTTATTTGCCAAAGACGCCAAAGCGCAAGACAATGCCGACCGCGCTCATAAAGCAAAGCAGGCATTAGCAAACTATCTTAATCAGCGTTATTATCAACAGTATTATTTAAAACAAGCACAAAGTCAGCCGACTTATTTGTTTCATAGCGGCTGGTTTTCAGCGCTTGCAAGCCGCGATGGCAAACGAGCTTGGCAAGCGCTTAAGGCATTGTAA
- a CDS encoding isocitrate lyase: MSTYTSAIDHIRELKKKYGNWENISETDAARMIVQNRFKTGLDVAKYTAKIMREDMAAYDADHSKYTQSLGAWHGFVAQQTMYANKKYFGTTARKYIYLSGWMVAALRSEFGPLPDQSMHEKTAVSDLIEEIYTFLRQADAKVLNDYFRELKAAQEAGQDTKEIQDKIDNFESHVVPIIADIDAGFGNEEATYLFAKKLIEAGACALQIENQVSDAKQCGHQAGKVTVPHEDYIAKLNAIRYAFLELGVDDGVIVARTDSEGASLTQKIPVSNEPGDLASKYIDFIEMEEVTLETANENDSLLKHDGKLVRPKRLPNGLYQFREETNIDRVVLDCVTALENGADLLWIETPTPDVEHIKMMVDRIKEQQPQAKLVYNNSPSFNWTLNFRKQVIAKWEEEGKDISSYDKNNLMSADYDGTELDKAADELARNFQKDAAREAGVFHHLITLPTYHTTALEMHNLAKGYFGDEGMLAYVAGVQRKEIREGVSAVKHQAMAGSDLGDDHKEIFSGENALKAGGTKNTMNQFG, encoded by the coding sequence ATGTCAACTTATACATCTGCAATCGATCACATCCGTGAACTAAAAAAGAAATATGGCAACTGGGAAAACATTAGCGAAACTGATGCAGCTCGTATGATCGTTCAGAACCGTTTTAAAACTGGTTTAGACGTTGCAAAATACACTGCAAAAATCATGCGCGAAGATATGGCAGCTTATGATGCTGACCATTCAAAATACACTCAGTCTTTAGGCGCTTGGCACGGTTTTGTTGCTCAACAAACCATGTATGCCAACAAAAAATACTTCGGCACTACTGCAAGAAAATACATCTACCTTTCAGGCTGGATGGTAGCTGCACTTCGTTCTGAGTTTGGACCACTTCCTGACCAGTCAATGCACGAAAAAACTGCTGTTTCTGACCTTATTGAAGAAATCTACACATTCTTACGTCAAGCTGACGCTAAAGTATTGAACGATTACTTCCGTGAGCTAAAAGCTGCTCAAGAAGCCGGTCAAGACACCAAAGAAATCCAAGATAAAATCGACAACTTTGAATCGCACGTTGTGCCAATCATCGCTGACATCGACGCTGGATTCGGTAACGAAGAAGCCACTTACCTATTTGCTAAAAAGCTTATCGAAGCGGGTGCTTGTGCACTTCAAATCGAAAACCAAGTATCAGACGCAAAACAGTGTGGTCACCAAGCTGGTAAAGTTACCGTTCCTCATGAAGACTACATTGCCAAGCTTAACGCCATCCGTTATGCATTCTTAGAGCTTGGTGTTGACGACGGTGTTATCGTTGCTCGTACAGACTCTGAAGGCGCGTCATTGACTCAAAAGATCCCAGTATCTAATGAGCCAGGCGACTTGGCTTCTAAATACATCGATTTTATCGAAATGGAAGAAGTAACGCTTGAAACTGCCAACGAAAACGACAGTCTTCTTAAGCACGATGGTAAATTGGTTCGTCCTAAGCGTTTACCAAACGGTCTTTACCAGTTCCGTGAAGAGACCAACATCGACCGCGTTGTTCTTGACTGTGTAACTGCTTTAGAGAACGGTGCTGACCTTCTTTGGATCGAAACTCCAACTCCTGATGTTGAACACATCAAGATGATGGTTGATCGCATCAAAGAACAACAGCCACAAGCTAAGCTTGTTTATAACAACAGCCCATCGTTCAACTGGACGCTTAACTTCCGTAAGCAAGTTATCGCCAAGTGGGAAGAAGAAGGCAAAGACATATCATCATACGACAAGAACAACTTGATGAGTGCTGATTACGACGGTACTGAGCTTGATAAAGCTGCTGATGAGCTTGCTCGCAACTTCCAAAAAGACGCGGCTCGCGAAGCTGGTGTATTCCATCACCTCATCACCTTGCCAACGTACCACACCACTGCCCTTGAAATGCACAACTTGGCAAAAGGCTACTTCGGTGACGAAGGTATGCTGGCTTATGTTGCAGGCGTTCAGCGTAAAGAAATCCGCGAAGGCGTTTCAGCGGTTAAGCACCAAGCGATGGCAGGATCTGACCTTGGCGATGACCACAAAGAAATCTTCTCTGGTGAAAACGCGCTTAAAGCCGGTGGAACTAAAAACACCATGAACCAATTCGGTTAA
- a CDS encoding LysR family transcriptional regulator, which translates to MNLQRVDLNLLVHLDVLLREKNVTRAAEQLGITQPAMSNILRRLRKLFNDPLLVRSSEGMTPTERALELQPRIREILADLTQVLEPRTEFRPYSTSRVFRIMTSDYAEATLVPKLVKALRSEAPNVILDFLTPSDVSYRDMEQGRVDLAINRFNEIPQSFHQVLVWRDTFSCLLSADSPYVNRFNLKNYLKGQHVWVSKTGMGVGFGVNPEKSGGLGSIDQALQRLGQKRQISVFTRHYQMPAMLEANKDLIATLPTRVARMQANNESIVMKEPPFFIPEFELTMAWSPLLQHHPAHRWLRQLIMHVARQLVAEEEHNQDDEIPMINHLF; encoded by the coding sequence ATGAATTTGCAGCGGGTTGATTTAAATTTATTGGTGCATCTTGATGTGCTGCTTCGCGAAAAAAATGTCACTCGCGCCGCTGAGCAGCTTGGCATCACTCAGCCTGCCATGAGCAATATTTTACGCCGATTGCGCAAATTGTTCAATGATCCATTGCTGGTGCGCTCCTCAGAAGGGATGACCCCAACGGAACGGGCTTTGGAGCTGCAGCCGCGAATCCGCGAGATTTTGGCAGATTTAACGCAAGTTTTGGAGCCAAGAACGGAGTTTCGACCTTATAGCACCTCGCGCGTATTTCGGATTATGACCTCTGATTATGCTGAGGCTACCCTTGTGCCAAAACTGGTCAAAGCGCTCAGGTCAGAAGCACCAAATGTGATCTTGGACTTTTTGACGCCGTCAGATGTGTCTTATCGTGATATGGAGCAAGGTCGGGTTGATTTGGCGATCAACCGCTTTAATGAAATCCCGCAAAGCTTTCATCAAGTGCTGGTTTGGCGGGATACTTTCAGTTGTTTGTTGTCCGCTGACAGCCCTTATGTCAATCGTTTTAACTTAAAAAACTATCTCAAAGGTCAGCACGTTTGGGTATCAAAAACCGGAATGGGGGTAGGATTTGGGGTCAATCCTGAAAAATCCGGTGGTCTAGGATCTATCGATCAAGCGTTGCAGCGCTTGGGACAAAAGCGTCAAATCAGCGTGTTTACGCGTCATTATCAAATGCCGGCGATGCTTGAAGCCAATAAAGATTTGATTGCCACCTTGCCGACACGGGTTGCACGAATGCAGGCAAATAATGAAAGTATTGTGATGAAAGAGCCGCCGTTTTTTATTCCGGAGTTTGAGTTAACGATGGCATGGTCGCCGCTATTGCAGCATCATCCGGCGCATCGCTGGCTTCGGCAACTGATTATGCACGTTGCAAGGCAACTGGTTGCTGAAGAAGAACACAATCAAGACGATGAAATACCTATGATTAATCATCTATTTTAA
- a CDS encoding IS5 family transposase — translation MPRTMLTDEHWTRLRPILLELNLYDKVNLRRTVEGVLYRMRVGCPWRDLPEYFGKSNTVYKAFRRWSASNKLIALFELLIKGSDLEWVFIDATHVKAHQHSSGAHENAQAISKSVAGRATKIHLAVDAHGNPIIFILSDSTTHDVKVAPDLVDKVDLSNTEILCADKGYDSEALREHIKQAGTRDNIPRRANTKSSNDHMDWDLYNVRHLVENAFAKLKNYRAVATRFDKLKQSYENTVALACAYIWLKL, via the coding sequence ATGCCTCGCACGATGCTCACAGATGAACACTGGACAAGACTAAGACCTATCTTACTCGAATTAAATCTCTATGACAAAGTAAATCTTAGGAGAACGGTTGAAGGCGTGCTATATCGGATGCGCGTTGGTTGTCCTTGGCGTGACTTACCAGAGTATTTTGGCAAGTCTAATACCGTCTACAAAGCATTCCGGCGCTGGTCTGCCAGCAATAAGCTGATTGCGCTGTTTGAATTATTGATCAAAGGCTCAGACCTTGAATGGGTCTTCATTGATGCCACTCATGTCAAAGCGCATCAGCACAGCAGTGGTGCTCATGAGAATGCTCAGGCCATTAGTAAAAGCGTTGCAGGTCGAGCGACCAAGATTCACTTAGCCGTTGATGCTCATGGCAATCCCATCATCTTTATTCTATCTGATAGCACCACTCATGATGTAAAAGTGGCACCAGACTTGGTAGACAAAGTTGACTTGAGCAACACGGAGATTTTATGTGCTGATAAAGGCTATGATTCTGAGGCACTGCGAGAGCATATTAAACAGGCAGGAACGCGTGATAATATCCCTCGAAGAGCAAACACTAAGTCCTCTAATGATCATATGGATTGGGACTTGTACAATGTACGTCACTTAGTGGAAAACGCTTTCGCTAAGCTTAAAAACTATAGGGCAGTTGCCACCAGATTTGATAAGCTCAAGCAGAGTTATGAGAATACGGTCGCGCTCGCTTGTGCTTATATCTGGCTGAAATTATGA
- the purN gene encoding phosphoribosylglycinamide formyltransferase: MATLSDAQPKLRVAVLVSGNGSNLQVLIDAMQAGALPIEIVGVISNNQDAFAISRAKDAGINVSVLSHVANGKRMALKTFEKYAFEQLTNWQPDLIVLAGFMRVLSANFIEYSPAPMINLHPALLPAYKGLDTHQRAVNAGDRVHGCSIHLVTAELDSGQVLTQAVLNVSPKDCAQSLQTRVQKLEHQLLPWTILLLAKGVLPLNNDDYSPSAYLPNLPLKLVL, from the coding sequence ATGGCAACTTTAAGCGATGCTCAACCAAAGCTGCGCGTTGCGGTTTTGGTTTCAGGAAACGGCAGCAACCTGCAAGTGCTTATTGATGCTATGCAAGCGGGCGCGTTGCCAATTGAGATTGTTGGTGTAATCAGTAACAATCAAGATGCCTTTGCCATTTCCCGTGCCAAGGATGCAGGAATTAACGTTTCGGTGTTATCGCACGTGGCAAATGGCAAACGCATGGCGCTAAAAACCTTTGAAAAATATGCTTTTGAGCAATTAACCAACTGGCAGCCAGATTTGATCGTGCTTGCAGGATTTATGCGCGTGCTCAGTGCCAATTTTATTGAGTATAGCCCTGCGCCGATGATTAACTTGCATCCTGCCCTATTGCCTGCTTATAAAGGTCTTGACACCCATCAGCGCGCGGTCAACGCCGGCGACCGCGTTCATGGTTGCAGCATTCATCTGGTAACCGCTGAGCTTGATTCAGGACAGGTGTTAACCCAAGCGGTGCTTAATGTTAGCCCAAAGGACTGCGCTCAAAGCCTGCAAACTCGCGTTCAAAAGCTTGAGCATCAATTATTACCGTGGACGATTTTGCTACTTGCAAAAGGTGTTTTACCACTTAATAACGATGACTATTCACCAAGCGCTTATTTACCAAACTTACCCTTAAAGCTTGTTTTATAA
- the purM gene encoding phosphoribosylformylglycinamidine cyclo-ligase translates to MCETIMSDKPSLSYKDAGVDIDAGDALVQRIKSVAKATSRPEVVGGLGGFGALCRIPTGYKSPLLVSGTDGVGTKLKLALQLNRHETIGIDLVAMCVNDLLVCGAEPLFFLDYYATGKLDVDTAATVVSGIGEGCKQSGCALIGGETAEMPGMYQDNDYDLAGFCVGVVEEEEVITGENVAKGDVLIALASSGTHSNGYSLVRKVIEVSGIDVNNSDKMLDGKPISDALMAPTRIYVKAIKALQNALGNDNIHAMSHITGGGLTDNLPRVLPDDLAAKIDTQSWQFSELFTWLQSEGNIAQSEMYRTFNCGVGFVIVVPKDKAKLAIQTLNDVGETAWQLGEMVSRQDNAVEYR, encoded by the coding sequence ATTTGCGAGACAATCATGAGTGACAAGCCCTCTTTAAGCTACAAGGATGCAGGCGTTGATATTGATGCCGGTGATGCTCTAGTTCAACGAATCAAATCGGTCGCCAAAGCCACCTCACGTCCTGAGGTTGTTGGCGGTCTTGGCGGCTTTGGGGCGCTTTGCCGAATCCCCACCGGCTACAAATCGCCCTTACTGGTTTCAGGAACCGATGGCGTTGGTACTAAGCTTAAGCTTGCCTTGCAGTTGAACCGTCATGAAACGATTGGCATCGATTTGGTGGCGATGTGCGTTAACGATTTGCTCGTTTGCGGTGCTGAGCCCTTATTTTTCTTAGATTATTACGCCACGGGCAAACTGGACGTTGATACCGCCGCCACCGTCGTTTCAGGCATTGGTGAGGGCTGTAAACAATCAGGCTGCGCGCTTATCGGTGGTGAAACTGCCGAAATGCCCGGAATGTACCAAGACAATGATTACGACTTGGCAGGATTTTGTGTCGGCGTGGTCGAAGAAGAAGAGGTTATCACCGGTGAGAACGTAGCAAAAGGTGATGTACTGATTGCTTTGGCATCAAGTGGCACGCACTCAAACGGCTACTCACTGGTTCGCAAAGTCATTGAAGTAAGCGGAATTGATGTCAATAACAGTGATAAAATGCTTGACGGTAAGCCGATTTCCGATGCGCTGATGGCGCCAACACGAATTTATGTTAAAGCCATCAAAGCGCTCCAAAACGCTTTGGGCAATGACAATATCCATGCCATGTCGCACATTACTGGCGGCGGCTTGACGGACAATCTACCACGCGTTTTGCCCGATGATTTGGCAGCAAAAATTGATACCCAAAGCTGGCAGTTCTCTGAGCTGTTCACATGGCTACAATCTGAAGGTAATATCGCGCAAAGCGAGATGTACCGCACCTTTAACTGCGGCGTGGGCTTTGTGATTGTTGTGCCAAAAGACAAAGCTAAGCTTGCCATTCAGACCCTAAATGACGTGGGCGAAACGGCTTGGCAGCTCGGCGAGATGGTCAGCCGTCAGGATAACGCAGTGGAATACCGCTAA